In the Podospora pseudocomata strain CBS 415.72m chromosome 5, whole genome shotgun sequence genome, one interval contains:
- a CDS encoding hypothetical protein (EggNog:ENOG503PF8M) — protein sequence MEDDEDNKIIIKDIQFGFRRFRAPAKRIYGNRNVFLLDVPPNPIASWLSFWIPQLVRSWLQRLLPEWFLPTTVILKERNPNKADSYENEIDTYLHLRSLQGTHIPRLFGEVAVSDPHAQRYQISKRPTPAILLENVEGVSLHNLPIKELGNDQLLNQLQYIYDLLTKNGVLHGDPRLHNFLRVDQRVVAIDFELSEPLVGDITNEEELETLKGDIKRRTGEGAPIRQPPCQTSTLPQRRPLALTTPAPLCGGRPAGCAKD from the exons AtggaagacgatgaagataACAAGATAATTATCAAG GATATACAGTTTGGCTTCCGACGTTTTCGAGCACCTGCAAAACGAATCTACGGGAATCGGAATGTCTTTCTCTTAGATGTCCCGCCGAATCCAATTGCTAGCTGGCTATCATTTTGGATACCGCAGCTCGTCCGCTCCTGGCTACAGCGATTGCTACCAGAGTGGTTCTTGCCGACAACTGTCATTCTAAAGGAGCGAAACCCGAACAAGGCTGATAGCTACGAAAACGAAATCGACACATACCTGCATCTTCGATCCCTCCAGGGCACCCACATCCCGCGTTTGTTTGGTGAAGTAGCCGTCAGCGACCCCCACGCGCAGAGATACCAGATCAGCAAGCGACCCACTCCTGCCATCCTCCTGGAAAACGTCGAAGGAGTATCGCTACACAATCTCCCAATTAAAGAGCTAGGGAATGATCAGCTTCTCAATCAACTCCAGTACATATATGACCTGCTTACGAAAAACGGGGTTCTTCATGGCGATCCAAGGCTCCACAATTTTCTACGTGTTGATCAGAGGGTCGTTGCTATCGACTTTGAGCTTTCCGAGCCTCTTGTCGGTGATATAACGAATGAGGAAGAATTGGAGACCTTGAAGGGTGATATTAAGAGACGgactggggagggagctCCCATCAGGCAGCCTCCCTGCCAAACCTCGACGCTCCCTCAACGCCGCCCGCTCGCACTAACCACGCCCGCGCCACTTTGTGGAGGGAGACCGGCAGGGTGTGCAAAGGATTGA